The stretch of DNA TGATGCGCAGCATCTTGGAGCTGGTGGCGTCGATGATGGTGAGGCAGCGGTCCCAGAAGGCCTCCTTCCCCGCCTCCACCAGGAAGGGCTTGAGCGGGTACGAGATCTCGTTGCCCATGTAGGAGTAGGACAGGTAGAGGCAGGTGAGCAGGATGGCCTGCAGCTCGTGCTCCGACGCCACCAGGTCGCCGTCCACTACGTCCCGGCACAGCATGTAGACGAACACCACGTTGGCGGGCGTGACGAAGGCCTGATCCTGCcagccctgcagcagcagcgagCGGTCGACGGCGCGCAGCCACAGCACCGGGTCGGCTGGGGACAGGTGCTTCAGCCGGTAGCAGCGGCAGCACAGGAACTCCCCCAGACAGCGCAGCAGCTCGCTGGTGGACGCCTGCACGATGACGCGCTTTGGGGAGGACGCCCCCTGGGGGACCTTCTTCACCGAGGACAGCTGCTGCGGCTTTCCGTAGCCGTATCCGTGGCCCTGACCCAGGCCCAGTCCGTAGCCCAGACCCAGTCCGGCTGGGCCCTCGTAGTTGGAGAGGTTGGCGCAGGACAGGGACTTCTTCACGTTCTCCCGGTTCAGGTGCAGCACCTGGTCCCGCTGGtagatgttgttgttgttcaggGGCTCGGCCAGGACCCCAGCGGGCCCGGGCCCCTTCTTCGGGTTCCCCTTCTTCTTGGTGGAGGCCACCAGCCGCTTCCAGGTCAGCGCCGGCAGGAAGATGGACTGGCCTCTCCTTAGGCCGCGCTCCTTTTGGCTGTTCAGGGAGCGGCTACTGAGGCTCGGGTAGTGGCTGAGCGAGCCCGGGTGGTTGTCATAGTAACCAGGTTTGCGAGCGCCCGGCGACAGAGACAGCACGGTGCCCATGGTGGGTCGGAGCGCCGCAGGTTGGACCACCTAACTGCGGTTTGTCTCTCAGAGTCCAATGGACATCACAAAGAGAAGAAGACGAGAGCTGATggaggcagagaagaagaaatcacAATCAAATCTAATGATTTTGTCTGAGCAGAATCCGTTTTTTACTCTGGTTTAGGAACTTTTCACACAATAGTTCCTTAGACTCAGTTCGATTTgggaaaactgcaacaaatgttccattttcagctgctgcggttctccttgtcaaaccaaccaaaccctttgagcaacctgtttccctcctggcctgtgggggcgctgcaccaagaaccactgaaggaaacgacacaaaaacctctgaagacactgagagcaacttcctacttcaccagatggaaacaaaattgGAGGCGTCAGACTTTAATGGTTggaagatttctgttttgtctttgattAAAGCCCATgagtcatttctcccgctaAGCCAgtgagtttgttttggttgtatttacccagaattccctgcacTGTAggccacttcctgcttttggagtggtttCTGGTCGGCTTGGTGATCAAACTGCACTTAAACTCAGTTCAGACCGAAGTTAGTAGGTGGTACagaattctttttgttttggttcgaTTTTGAATTCACTCCTCCCGAAACGGACAAGATTTTCTAGGCAAAcagactggagttggattaaagagAATTGAACAGGGCTGGTGGGAATACAAAGCatcaagaaaacacaatttaagtGTAAACTCAAAGCTGAAGGTGTTGgaaaactggatttaaaaactgaacaaaccaTGAGAATGTttgggcattctgggtaattacaaccaaaacaaacgtgctagcctagcgctagctgGAGAAATGTCTCGttgaaatcctccaaccgctcaAACCTGACGCCTccaattttgtttctatttggtGAAGCgggaagttgcactcagtgtctcctttggaggtttttgtgttgtttcctccagtggttcttggtgcagcgcccccacaggccaggaggggaacaggttgctcaaaggatttggttggtttgacacaaAGTGGAACAAATCTTGCGGTTTTGGTTCCAAATCTAACCAAGTCTAGCGGACAATCATGTGGGCAAACACCTTTAATCTGCACAGATCAGATTCTGTTTGgtccagaaaaacagaaactcccAGCTCACCTGTGTCTGTGGAGGTTGAAGGTTCCGATCCAATTCCTGCCGCAGTCCACGGAGCTGCAATAGAGAGAAACTGATTGCGCTCTGCAGGCGGTGACAGGACCGCGCACAGTGTGCGCAATCACTGGAAAGCTGCGGCTTTTGCGCTGAGACTGTTCAGCGGCTGCGGCGCTGCTGTCATCCCCCGCCGCCCTTCACAGGCAGCTGGCAGCGGCTGGCGGCTTCAGCCGGCTCGGGTGCATGATCACAAACCGAACTGCAAACTTTCACCGAGTCCTTTCAAAGCATTCCATCTTCTCTGTGAGCCACAGAAAAGTCCCCCAGAACCCCCTCCGGTTCCGGTCCGGCtctgtccagcagcagcagcagcgatcCGCTCTGCAGGAGCTCCAGAGGCTGAATGAGCGGAGCTGAGAGCCGCTTCAGTCCGAGGTCTGAGCGCGCAGAGCGGGGGGCGAGCGGCGCGTCACCCTCCCCGCCTCCTGCAGCAGGACGAGCttcaacaacacacacacacacacacgcacacacacacacacacacacacacacacacacacacacacacacacacacacacacacacacacacacacacacacacacacacacacacacacacacacacgcacaaggTTGGAATAGGAtataagataataaaataaacacatcgCAAGTTTCAGCATGTAGGGGACAGTGGTAgttttgtgggtttttctgttcaaatgattagaaattttgttttatcaaactgAATAATCATTTCTCAGCTCTGTAGAAAACTCAGCAACTCTGTGGTAAAGAACTGGAGAGGATTTGGAGaaatttacaagtttttttctagaaaatttctgtgattattctaaaaatgtacgttttttcttgcaaattttcaaactgagaaatttcTCTCTtatctagaaaatgttttttttttttggctgaaatttgctcttttttctgtGTACAATGTCTTTAATACTCCGTTGTATGCAATGGGTCCCTTAGTCCAAGTCCAGTGGTTATTCAAGGGACGAGTTAACCTAACAGATGTttggaggaagctggagtacccagagaacaTGCTGACATGCTGACAGACGTCCGACAGActtagaaatattaaataatattaaatattacataaatgaCCTCAGAAAGTGCTGACAGAGTTTATATCTGACTAATGATCTAAATGTTGTGTCTGAAGAGTAAAACACGAAGCAGACAGATGAAAGTATGATTAAATGATGATGAGGTTTCCTGCAGGTCAGCTGGACTAAGCCTGCCTCACCTGCTCTCAGGTCAGCAGTTATGCAACCGGGTCCGTCCGAGCTGTGGGTCACGCAGCCGCCCGCCTGTTGGGGATAAGAGGATTAGACAAGGTAGGAGAGACAATAAATTTATCAATCAACTGATCGGTTTCTCCTCAAACAGATGCTCATTATTGACTCCAGGACTCCAAGTTGTTTATGTTCAGTAAAGAAATTTCTGTGCAAAAGCAGCAGAGCTGGTAGTTCACTGATCTGTAAGATGTGGACACAACGTCAGGGTGGAAAGACAGCAGCAATGGTCTCAGAGGCGCTACTGCTGCTGCCAATCaacagggtcaaaggtcatctccaAACCATCTGAAGTCCATCAGTTTCTAGTGAGGAATATTAATCACAAgataatttaaaagatttaaaaataataatttaaaaatgaaaataaaagaacatacagtaaaaattcaaagataatggataaaaaataatttaaaaaaaagttaattatttgCATGGTAacgaaaaaaaatacaataaatataaaatattaaatcatttaaaaattttataaaataaatattgaaaaaatagaCTATAGccaatataatttaaaaaaagacaaatttgaaaaatttaaataaaagaaaatacttttcataaataaagtaaaatgataaatcacatatctaaaatgaataaactgaataaaataaaagattaaagcattaaataaattcatggaGATTATTCCCAAaatcatttaatatatgaaaaatcaaaattttaaaaattgaaaatgaattaaacaatttaataaaaccagtaatgataaaaaattataCTTCTGGGATGTTTTTGAGCAGATGAGGCGTTTGAGCATGAAGCACTGCAGCATGATGGGAGTCAGACAGTGTGGAACACGGTGGTGGAGGGATCATGTTTTAGGATCATTCTGTGCACAGCAGCAGATCTACAACACAAACAAAGCTCTGCAGTGGTCTAGTCAAACTCAACCTGAGgtgagcagaaagaaaaagaaaagttttgatGCTGAAAGCAGCCTCAGATGTTTTCACATCAGTAAGTATCTCGAATGTTTCAGAAGATAAACTTCCTTCCAGAAATTCCCAGGGAGAAGAAACGTCCGGAAATGGGAAGCCGTGATGTGTCGAGGAGATAAGAGAACAGTGCAGAGACAGCAGCAGGCAGAACATAAtgtgaaaatttaattaaattggagagaattattgatcatttttagatgattataaacaaaaagtttaCGTGAACAGAGGATAATTCTGCCATGCTGTAAGGAAATCCCTGTCGGTTGTAAATTCTGGTCCAACCCGGCCTCTAATCCCTGATCTGCTCCTCAGATGaactttattctttttccaCTTCTCTTCAGTCCAGAAATAGACAACATCCTTATAATTAGAGCGCAAGATTTCCCTTTAAAGGTGTGAGGTAAGCCTGCTGGAGCAGGGTCAAAGGTTAGTAGTTAACTGGTTTGTAGCTGCAGGATTACAGAGCAGAAAACTACTGATGGGTTTTCTACACACTGTGCAGCACAACAAGTGGCCGACTGCAGCAGTGCATCCTGGCCAGGACCCGacacaattaaaattacattttattacaagaataaagtcatcaTACTATGAGAGTAAACTGATATGACAATCAGTCACAAATATTACCATAATAAATTTGTAGTAATACAAGCGAAACGTATAATATATACTCTAATATTACTAgagtaaagtcataaaaatatgagaaaacatTATAATAGTACCAGAATAAACTCATATTATAAAAGTCAtaacatgagaataaagtcacaatattaccagaatacAGTACCAATGATACCAGTGTAGGAGCAGATGATGTaggtttgtgcgtgtgtgtgtgtgtgtgtgcttggttgtttgtcctgtgtgtctgttttgtcttttgatggagggattttatctttttatcttttaacacTAAACGTTTCATGTTCTTATCACCCTTTTTGGAGACGAGGAAGAAGTGGTACCCAACCATATTTGGGAAGTTGTGTTAGGCGGAATACCAATCAGAAGTGACGGGGGCGCTATCAGTACACAAACAGTAACACAAATTGACAGAAAACTTGGTAGGACCCAATGCCTGAAACGTCACCAGAACCTTTTAAATAACTTACAGTGTCAGTCATTTGAAGCTCGATTTCTTTATGTGGACCGGCCCTTTCGGTCCCCATGCGGTGACTGAACAGATCAATGTTCCTGTGACACTATGATTAttagaacacacacacacacacacacacacacacacacacacacacacacacacacacacacacacacacaagtgcCTCCGTCCTCATTTTCTCCAACAGCTGCAGGACTTTGAGAATCTCCTGCACAGCTGACTCGGATACGCTGACAGCTATGAAAAGAGCTGTTGTTGACCACCACTGACCCACTATCgtcccctacacacacacacacacacacacacacacacacacacacacacacacacacacacacacacatgcttgcACGTGCTCAGCATCACTCTAAAACACAAGCACTGACCTGTGGCGTCGTCTTAATCCCGGTTATGACATTTCACTTTCTAAATCCAGAGATTAAAGGTGGATGGATCTCATTTGTTATCCTGAAACGTTCCCCTTCAGCAGAACATCAGAgggagattttaaaaaacaacaacttgtttACTCATTTCTCTCTGGGTCAGACTcgggatgtttttattttatctgaccTACTTTTGTGATTTAGCTGTGATTTCCCATCATCCTCCAGAAATGATCAATAAAACAATGTCTTTGACTTGTTTTTGACAAATGAGGCTCAGCTTGATCTTTTCTTTCTAACTGATCAGCACCGAAGTGTAActtgaaatgattttctgtCTCTTCTACAGCAGTCCTTCCTAAAAATCTGCACTTCATAAGACAAAGCTGTTCTGGTCCAACCCTCCAGGTTCTCTTCCAaccctcctggttctggtccaaccCTCCAGGTTCTCTTCCAGCCCTCCAGGTTCTGGTCACCCCCGCTCCAGTTTGTTTGGACACCAACAAAGTGGATAACCAAAGATGGCGGACACCCATCCGCCATCTTTTGCCAGTTGAATCAACGTGTGAAGGTTTCTGTTtagctaaacagaaacaaagcaggTTATCTTTGGAGTCAGCACATAGCTTCAGCTATTACAGGTAGGAACTAGCGATCTGGTCCGAAATCCGGGTTTGAACAtgcagagccacataaagacaattacaaagtcagtcCGCTATcgcctgaagaacatttccagggtTAAAGGACTAACGTTGCATGAAGATGATAGAAATCCATCcaaactgcagaaacactgagttcctctAAAGTTCCTTTAGATTTACCTTGTTACATCTTCCTTTCATTGATAACAATTAGatcaggggtccccaaagttggtcctcgagggccgacatcctgcatgttttagttctctccctggtttaacgcacttggatcaaatgatggctcattagaggcctaagaagagcattgacctgctgaaaaggttgttggtaccagggagagaactaaaacatgcaggatggcggccctccaggaccgactttggggaccCTGAATTAGATAATTAATTGTGGCCTTAAGTCCAATTTTTCATCACTTTTCTTTATTATGCCGCAGCAGTgggctttttatgttttcattatgtaaagcattttgaattgTTGCTACATGTTCTCCAGGTTCCTGTCTTTCTGTAGCTTGCTGTTCTTGCTTCAATTGAAGGTTGTCTTaaaatttgcatgttttcacaaacagaacagGAATCATCTAAATCTGAAGCTTTAGATGTTTAAAAGTCGTTgcaggatatttttttaaatgaaaaatgtatctATTGTTGTGCAACTGACAGGCAGCTCTTATTTTTGGTTTGAATGTTGTACCACCCCGTGACAAGAGACACACCCTGGGGAAAGAGCCATACCAGAACCAGCTGTTTCATTTAATAACTGCTATATAAAATCATTGCTTACTCTGCTGGGAATAACGCGTCTTGTAAtccatcaataaatattttatccaaACAGATGAGAGTCGGTGAGGATCTTGACTGTACAAGATGGATTCACTATGAAAACATTAACTTCCTGTTCATTAGCTAAACATGCACATGTTTGGATTTTGGGGCAAAAAGAGAACTTGTTTGTAGAAATAGAGAATCCAGAGAGGCACCAGGTTGCATTTTAAACCAGGACTTTGTTGCTGTGATGCAGCAACGTTGACCTTTACAGTGAAACCATGACAGGGAAAAGTCTGCGTTATCTCCTAATTTCATAGCAGCAGCTTTCCCTTAGACCCTGCAGGTTTATCGATCTTTATTCTGTGTTTCATATAAAAAGTGTGTTTACTGCAACAAATCAGTTAATAGGATGATAAATTACAACAAGCTCAAAaattccatttgcatgatttattgtttttctctttatagTAACGTCttcattctgctgctttgaagaatatctttgtttacagagactttatcatttattttatttgttgttttatttattttggatatttaaaatgttccagtgttaaatattcattagaattcAAAGCTT from Xiphophorus maculatus strain JP 163 A chromosome 13, X_maculatus-5.0-male, whole genome shotgun sequence encodes:
- the LOC102232546 gene encoding cyclin-dependent kinase 5 activator 1-like; its protein translation is MGTVLSLSPGARKPGYYDNHPGSLSHYPSLSSRSLNSQKERGLRRGQSIFLPALTWKRLVASTKKKGNPKKGPGPAGVLAEPLNNNNIYQRDQVLHLNRENVKKSLSCANLSNYEGPAGLGLGYGLGLGQGHGYGYGKPQQLSSVKKVPQGASSPKRVIVQASTSELLRCLGEFLCCRCYRLKHLSPADPVLWLRAVDRSLLLQGWQDQAFVTPANVVFVYMLCRDVVDGDLVASEHELQAILLTCLYLSYSYMGNEISYPLKPFLVEAGKEAFWDRCLTIIDATSSKMLRINADPHFFTQIFAELKSEGGCGPQDYSRVLDR